The proteins below are encoded in one region of Flavobacterium nackdongense:
- a CDS encoding M15 family metallopeptidase, with product MKRFCFFLLIFQIVFSQEIPQNVQKLLQVFPKQIIGYKENKIIFSDNSTLIYDDFKKKNNQELIENPDIEDQFRFVYKKANWNSIPTVDSGRIRNEAFFKKVYGNSKSDVASKLVEIIWCPKLVNQKIKITTVNGVNEIFKKLSAELDQHPEFVEYIQNIGGTFNWRKISGTNRLSTHSFGITLDINSKKSNYWQWDCKCTDENTQLIYRNQIPLKLVQIFEKYGFIWGGNWKHYDTMHFEYRPELLN from the coding sequence ATGAAACGATTCTGCTTTTTCCTTTTAATATTTCAAATTGTATTCTCGCAAGAAATTCCGCAGAATGTACAAAAGTTGTTGCAGGTTTTTCCGAAGCAAATTATTGGATATAAGGAAAATAAAATTATTTTTAGCGACAATTCAACTTTGATTTATGATGATTTTAAGAAGAAAAACAATCAGGAATTAATTGAAAATCCAGATATCGAGGATCAATTTAGGTTTGTATACAAAAAAGCAAATTGGAATTCCATTCCAACAGTTGATTCCGGAAGAATTCGCAACGAAGCTTTTTTTAAGAAAGTTTATGGCAATTCTAAATCCGATGTAGCTTCAAAATTGGTTGAAATTATTTGGTGTCCAAAATTAGTAAATCAAAAAATTAAAATAACAACAGTTAATGGCGTTAATGAGATTTTTAAAAAACTTTCGGCTGAATTAGACCAGCATCCGGAATTTGTAGAATACATACAAAATATAGGTGGGACTTTTAACTGGAGAAAAATTTCAGGAACCAATCGATTGAGTACACATAGTTTTGGGATAACTTTAGATATTAATTCCAAAAAATCAAACTATTGGCAATGGGATTGCAAATGCACTGACGAAAACACTCAACTTATATACAGAAATCAAATTCCCTTGAAGTTAGTCCAAATTTTTGAAAAATACGGTTTTATTTGGGGCGGCAATTGGAAACATTACGATACTATGCATTTTGAATATCGTCCAGAATTGCTTAATTGA
- a CDS encoding thioredoxin family protein — translation MKKRIIILLVITISSWSYSQNWKTNFDDAKQEALKQNKNILLVFSGSDWCAPCIKLDNVVWKSEAFKSESEKCWVIYKADFPKKKANQLSAELTESNKNLAEKYNRNGSFPLVILLDKTGKTIGMTGFKNISATDYIQLIHSLEKK, via the coding sequence ATGAAAAAACGAATAATCATTCTACTAGTTATTACTATCAGCTCCTGGAGTTATTCTCAAAATTGGAAAACTAATTTTGATGACGCCAAGCAAGAAGCTTTGAAACAAAATAAAAACATTCTTCTTGTTTTTTCAGGTTCAGATTGGTGCGCCCCGTGTATCAAATTGGATAATGTGGTTTGGAAATCGGAAGCATTTAAATCGGAATCAGAAAAATGCTGGGTGATTTATAAAGCTGATTTTCCTAAGAAAAAAGCAAATCAATTGTCTGCTGAACTCACGGAAAGCAATAAAAATCTAGCCGAAAAATACAACCGAAATGGGAGTTTTCCGTTGGTAATTCTTTTAGATAAAACCGGAAAAACTATTGGGATGACTGGTTTCAAGAATATTTCGGCAACAGATTATATTCAACTCATTCATTCATTGGAAAAAAAATGA
- a CDS encoding FAD:protein FMN transferase, whose amino-acid sequence MKKIVSLFFLSMAFVSYGQITYKKKLSMLGSPFEITVICKDTVQGNYFADLAVAEVKRIENLISDWIPTTQISQVNKNAGIQPIKVNQEVYDLVGRAIKVSQITSGAFDISYASMDKIWKFDGSMKVMPTEEAIKKSVSKIGYKNIILDPKEQTIYLKMQGMKLGLGGIGQGYIADKVKELLISKGCTSGIVNVSGDINTWGKQSGGKPWTVAIVNPMNKNKVFATFPLENSAVETSGSYEKFVIFNGIRYSHIIDPRTGYPAQGVVSVSVFAKQTEIADALATGIFVLGVEVGLDLVNQMKGIECIIVDDKGKIHTSKGIDIKKFE is encoded by the coding sequence ATGAAAAAGATAGTAAGCCTGTTTTTTTTAAGTATGGCATTTGTCTCTTATGGACAAATCACCTACAAAAAAAAATTATCTATGTTGGGCAGTCCCTTCGAAATTACAGTTATTTGTAAAGATACTGTTCAAGGAAATTATTTTGCAGATTTGGCTGTCGCCGAAGTAAAACGAATTGAAAACTTAATTTCAGATTGGATTCCGACTACGCAAATATCGCAGGTCAATAAAAATGCGGGAATCCAACCTATTAAGGTGAACCAAGAAGTGTACGATTTGGTAGGTCGCGCCATTAAAGTATCGCAAATCACCTCTGGAGCTTTTGATATTTCGTATGCATCGATGGATAAAATTTGGAAGTTTGATGGCAGTATGAAGGTTATGCCAACTGAGGAAGCCATCAAAAAATCGGTTTCCAAAATTGGATACAAAAACATTATTCTAGATCCAAAAGAACAGACCATTTATCTCAAAATGCAAGGAATGAAGTTGGGACTTGGCGGAATAGGTCAAGGTTATATTGCTGACAAAGTCAAAGAATTGCTTATATCAAAGGGTTGTACTTCTGGAATTGTAAATGTTTCGGGCGACATCAATACTTGGGGAAAACAAAGTGGCGGTAAACCTTGGACGGTGGCGATTGTCAACCCGATGAACAAGAATAAAGTTTTTGCCACATTTCCGCTCGAAAACAGTGCGGTAGAAACCTCTGGTAGTTATGAAAAATTCGTGATTTTCAACGGTATTAGATATTCGCACATCATCGATCCCCGAACAGGTTATCCAGCACAAGGTGTGGTCAGCGTTTCTGTTTTTGCTAAGCAAACCGAAATTGCCGATGCTTTAGCGACCGGAATTTTTGTTTTGGGTGTGGAAGTAGGACTTGATTTAGTCAATCAGATGAAAGGGATTGAATGTATTATCGTGGATGATAAGGGTAAAATTCATACTTCGAAGGGAATAGACATCAAAAAATTTGAATAA
- a CDS encoding DUF4266 domain-containing protein translates to MIQKIIFGLLLGLIFQSCNAVKEYEKVAINDPDMKLTARTSERYETTFQVYREAAAGANGGKSGGGCGCN, encoded by the coding sequence ATGATACAGAAAATAATTTTCGGATTGCTGCTTGGTTTGATTTTTCAATCCTGCAACGCAGTAAAAGAATATGAAAAAGTGGCAATCAACGACCCCGATATGAAGCTTACCGCTAGAACATCGGAACGCTACGAAACTACTTTTCAGGTGTACCGTGAAGCGGCGGCAGGTGCCAATGGTGGAAAATCAGGCGGAGGCTGCGGTTGCAACTAA
- a CDS encoding DUF3570 domain-containing protein, whose amino-acid sequence MKSIIALLFLLIGFTVFSQEATDSIQFKKRVLESTEVDFLLSYYNQDGSKSAVSGGIGSEKLTDLASNIVVAMPLNDDAVLTVDMGISAYSSASSSNINPFNATGASGGGGEDDDDRVGYFGTASASAPYGTPWQASSGASKNDELTAVTVNYAHSSDSRNFIWNADVSFSNEYDYTSFGFGGGIAKLFNDKNTELSLKANVYLDQWRPIYPTELHEYSKYGNDFLNQGYFSGVTVLDQNGQATTNYIPLAFETISSVNRNSYSASFGFSQVLSKKLQVSLFFDVLQQQGLLSTPYHRIYFADKANYYIGQAQYIPDYESETNVGVYKLADDIERLPDSRFKLPIGARLNYYFNERFVLRTYYRYYSDNWDIQSHTANIELPIKVSDRFTVFPMYRYYTQTQSKYYASYETHLSTEKYYTSDADLSTFDANQFGFGVNYTDIFTGAEIWKFGLKNVDFRFNHYQRSDNLTANIATIGFKFIMQ is encoded by the coding sequence ATGAAATCAATAATTGCACTTCTTTTTTTACTAATTGGTTTTACGGTGTTTTCCCAAGAGGCCACTGATAGCATTCAATTTAAGAAGAGAGTATTAGAAAGTACCGAAGTGGATTTTCTGTTAAGTTATTACAACCAAGACGGATCTAAATCAGCAGTTTCAGGAGGAATTGGTTCTGAAAAATTAACAGATCTTGCCTCGAATATTGTCGTGGCAATGCCTTTGAATGATGATGCGGTTCTAACTGTAGATATGGGCATCTCAGCCTATTCATCGGCTTCGTCAAGTAATATCAATCCCTTTAATGCTACTGGTGCTTCAGGTGGTGGAGGAGAGGACGACGACGATAGAGTAGGATATTTTGGCACAGCGTCAGCGAGCGCACCTTATGGGACACCTTGGCAGGCATCGTCAGGTGCATCAAAAAACGATGAACTGACTGCAGTAACTGTAAATTATGCGCACAGTAGTGATTCCCGAAATTTTATTTGGAATGCAGATGTTTCCTTCTCAAATGAATATGATTATACCTCCTTTGGTTTTGGAGGTGGAATTGCTAAACTATTTAATGATAAAAACACAGAATTGAGTCTTAAAGCCAACGTTTATTTAGATCAATGGAGACCAATTTACCCAACAGAATTGCACGAATATTCTAAATATGGAAATGATTTTTTGAACCAAGGTTATTTTAGTGGAGTCACGGTTTTAGATCAAAACGGACAAGCTACCACAAATTATATTCCCTTGGCTTTTGAAACTATAAGTTCTGTCAATAGAAATTCATATTCCGCTTCGTTTGGATTTTCTCAAGTGCTTTCAAAAAAATTACAAGTTTCATTGTTTTTTGATGTTTTACAGCAACAAGGATTATTGTCTACCCCGTATCACCGAATTTATTTTGCCGACAAAGCCAATTATTACATTGGCCAAGCCCAATACATTCCTGATTATGAAAGTGAAACCAATGTTGGAGTCTATAAATTAGCTGACGACATCGAAAGATTGCCCGATAGCCGATTTAAATTGCCCATCGGTGCTAGATTGAATTATTATTTCAACGAACGATTTGTTTTGAGAACTTATTACCGTTATTATTCTGATAATTGGGACATTCAATCGCATACTGCCAATATCGAATTACCAATAAAAGTATCCGATCGTTTTACAGTTTTCCCGATGTATCGTTATTACACCCAAACTCAATCGAAATATTATGCCTCTTATGAAACGCATTTATCAACTGAAAAATATTATACTTCCGACGCCGATTTAAGTACTTTTGATGCCAATCAATTCGGTTTTGGGGTCAATTATACCGATATATTTACCGGAGCCGAAATATGGAAATTTGGTTTGAAGAACGTTGATTTTAGATTCAATCATTACCAGCGGAGTGATAATCTAACGGCGAATATTGCTACCATTGGATTCAAGTTTATTATGCAATAA
- a CDS encoding response regulator transcription factor encodes MKILIVEDEIGIANFLQQGLEEEGYTILVANDGKTGLEMALSQKPNLILLDWILPKMTGLEVCKSLRKTDTTTPIIFLTAKDTIQETIEGLKAGANDYIKKPFSFDELLERIKIHFRNQTQPEILKLGSIEIYPAKHLVSNKGIEVSLTQREFELLCYLVRNKGKVCTRTQIIQDVWDIHFDYDTGVIDVFMNAIRKKMNLNKDEDLIKTIRGVGYIANN; translated from the coding sequence ATGAAAATTCTAATAGTTGAAGACGAAATAGGAATTGCCAATTTCCTCCAACAAGGCTTGGAAGAAGAAGGCTATACCATTTTAGTTGCCAATGACGGAAAAACGGGTCTTGAAATGGCTTTAAGCCAAAAACCAAATCTTATTCTTTTGGATTGGATTTTGCCAAAAATGACTGGACTAGAGGTTTGTAAATCCCTGCGAAAAACGGACACAACGACTCCTATTATTTTTTTGACAGCCAAAGATACCATTCAAGAAACTATTGAAGGTCTGAAAGCTGGTGCCAATGATTACATCAAAAAGCCATTTAGCTTCGATGAATTGCTGGAACGTATAAAAATTCATTTCAGAAACCAGACCCAGCCCGAAATCCTGAAACTAGGTTCCATTGAAATTTATCCCGCCAAACATCTGGTTTCTAATAAAGGTATCGAAGTTAGCCTCACCCAGCGAGAATTTGAATTGTTGTGTTATTTGGTTCGAAACAAGGGCAAAGTCTGCACTCGAACCCAAATTATTCAAGACGTCTGGGATATTCATTTCGACTACGACACGGGCGTAATTGATGTTTTTATGAATGCCATTCGCAAAAAAATGAATCTCAACAAAGACGAAGATTTGATAAAAACCATTCGTGGAGTAGGGTACATTGCTAATAATTAA